In one Oxyura jamaicensis isolate SHBP4307 breed ruddy duck chromosome 14, BPBGC_Ojam_1.0, whole genome shotgun sequence genomic region, the following are encoded:
- the TNRC6A gene encoding trinucleotide repeat-containing gene 6A protein isoform X1 codes for MRELEAKATKEVERKLSRDLVQEEEEQLMEERKKRKEDKKKKEAAQKKAIEQKIKVPEQTKTSVSQPQPVTSNGTSTVTSTNNNAKRATANNQQQQTLPRYPPREVPPRFRHQEQKQLLKRGQQLPVIAANLGSTPKVLNGQSGGSTVTNKQPVINGEVPNSSKKQPGMPPIRDLVSHSPNQSDLNHSGLGSHYENSHWGPVSSNSDSSTNWDKVIVDGSDKEAWPSITGSDPELTSECMDTDSASSSGSERNLVIMASGSTGGENDGIRNGIGHGSQNKFVVGSNSNNVGNGSINGPWGLSHGTIISTCQVSVDAPDSKSESSNNRMNAWGTINSSSNGGLNPSTLNSNGNHGAWPVLENNGHALKGSVGSGNSGTNIQCSTIGQISNSQSINSKVGGSAHGSWGSLQENCDSEVNGTRKVSFSGQPQNLNTEMNGPNNTTNFMTSSLPNSAGSVQINELPNNTGHGAWRVSTMNHSQIQASPVTNGTSISHLSNGEAKNGGSYGTTWGAYGSNYSGDKCSGPNSQANGDTVNATLMQSGISGPGSTNFQINGNKGGGVWEAGTVTSQNMPWGSGNGASAGGSRRGWGNPAQNTGTNISNGEWSKLPSNQHSNESVNGNARKFTNGWKSTEEDDLNSQSSAVSQITEQNSSWAKTGTGDSEGSTESTGCHEDRVTTEGQNRERRKVDQHALLQSIVNRTDLDPRVLSNSGWGQTPIKQNTAWDTETSPRGERKTDNGTEAWGGSVTQTSSSGGCVDRPSPNNNDTSSVSGWGDPKSATRWGDSKGSNSQGGWEEDSAATVMVKSNQSWGSGKEEKSSWNDTQKIKQGWVDGQKASQGWAVSASDGWGENSRGNHWGEAKKSSSGGSDSDRSVSGWNEPGKSNSVTWGGSNTNPNNSSGWDEPAKSNQNQGWGDPPKSSQPQGWGDSSKPVNSPEWNKQDVGSWGAPSATSKPPGSGWLGGPMPAPAKEEEPTGWEEPSPESIRRKMEIDDGTSAWGDPSKYNYKNVNMWNKNVPNSSSSSDQQAQVHQQLLSSSAMSSKESSSGSGWGEPSTPATTVDNGTSAWGKPMDTGTSWGEPISDAGGTSGWGNASLGQQASNKPGPKSMQDSWCGDDMPLTGSRQTSWEEEEDVEIGMWNSSSSQEANPSLNWPPYMKKMPTKGIMKGGNKQDETWINPFIKQFTNLSFSRESPEETIQSNKMDMSGGILQDKRMEMDKHGLNVGDYNRVVGKGPGSRPQISKESSMDRGPYFDKDGIVADESQNMQFMSNQNMKLPPSNSALPNQALGSLAGLGMQNLNSVRQNGNPSMFGVGNIAAQPRSMQQPPAQPLNSSQPNPRAQVPPPLLSPQVPVSLLKYAPNNGGLSPLFGPQQVAMLNQLSQLNQLSQISQLQRLLAQQQKAQNQRSMPSGGRQQQEQQGRSLSMQQQMMQQSRQLDPNLLMKQQTPPSQQQSLHQPTMKSFLENVIPHTTPELQKGPSPINSFSSFPIGFCPISTSEIPGMNSNLNVNMDMSSIKEPQSRLRKWTTVDSISVNTSLDQNSSKHGAISSGFRLEESPFVPYDFMNSSNSPASPPGSIGDGWPRAKSPNGSSSVNWPPEFRPGEPWKGYPNIDPETDPYVTPGSVINNLSINTVREVDHLRDRNSGSSSSLNTTLPSTSAWSSIRASNYNVSLSSTAQSTSVARNSDSKSTWSPGSVTNTSLAHELWKVPLPPKSITAPSRPPPGLTGQKPPLSTWDNSLRLGGGWGNSDARYTPGSSWGESSSGRITNWLVLKNLTPQIDGSTLRTLCMQHGPLITFHLNLPHGNALVRYSSKEEVVKAQKSLHMCVLGNTTILAEFASEEEISRFFAQGQSLTPSPGWQSLGSSQNRLGSIDGSHSFSNRNDLNHWNGAGLSGTSSGDLHGTSLWGSPNYSTSLWGTPSSNDTRGISSPSPINAFLSVDHLGGGGESM; via the exons TGCCAGAACAAACAAAGACAAGTGTAAGCCAGCCTCAGCCTGTCACCTCTAACGGCACTTCCACGGTAACCAGCACTAATAATAATGCCAAGCGGGCCACAGCCAAcaatcagcagcagcagaccttGCCTCGATACCCTCCTCGTGAAGTACCACCGCGATTTCGACACCAGGAACAGAAACAGCTTCTGAAACGAGGTCAGCAGTTACCAGTTATAGCTGCAAACCTGGGATCTACTCCTAAAGTATTAAACGGCCAGTCAGGAGGCAGCACTGTCACAAATAAACAGCCAGTGATCAACGGAGAAGTGCCgaacagcagcaaaaaacagccag gcaTGCCTCCCATTCGGGACTTGGTGAGCCACTCCCCTAACCAGTCAG ATCTGAACCACAGTGGTCTAGGATCCCATTATGAAAATTCTCACTGGGGACCAGTCTCTTCAAACAGTGACTCCAGCACAAACTGGGATAAAGTTATTGTAGACGGCTCTGACAAAGAAGCATGGCCATCAATCACTGGCAGTGACCCAGAGCTGACATCAGAATGTATGGACACTGACTCTGCCTCTAGCTCTGGGTCAGAGAGAAACCTCGTTATAATGGCTTCAGGGAGCACAGGTGGTGAAAATGATGGCATTCGAAATGGCATTGGACATGGTTCTCAAAATAAGTTTGTGGTTGGTAGCAACAGCAATAATGTGGGCAATGGAAGTATTAATGGACCATGGGGTTTATCCCATGGGACCATAATAAGCACATGTCAAGTTTCTGTGGATGCTCCTGACAGCAAATCTGAAAGTAGCAACAATAGAATGAATGCTTGGGGCACCATAAACTCTTCATCAAATGGAGGGTTAAATCCAAGCACTTTGAATTCAAATGGCAACCATGGTGCCTGGCCTGTATTGGAGAACAATGGACATGCCCTGAAAGGGTCTGTAGGGAGTGGTAATTCTGGCACAAATATTCAGTGCAGTACCATAGGTCAGATATCTAACAGTCAGAGTATTAACTCTAAAGTGGGTGGTTCAGCCCATGGTTCCTGGGGAAGCCTTCAGGAAAATTGTGATTCTGAAGTAAATGGTACAAGGAAGGTTTCATTCAGTGGGCAACCTCAAAACCTTAACACTGAAATGAATGGACCAAATAACACTACTAACTTTATGACCTCTAGTTTACCAAACTCTGCTGGTTCAGTGCAGATTAACGAACTGCCTAATAATACAGGGCATGGGGCCTGGCGTGTGAGCACAATGAATCATTCTCAGATTCAGGCCTCTCCAGTTACAAATGGCACTTCCATTTCTCACCTTAGCAATGGTGAGGCGAAAAATGGTGGATCTTATGGTACTACATGGGGTGCCTATGGTTCTAATTACTCTGGAGACAAATGTTCAGGCCCGAACAGCCAAGCTAATGGTGACACTGTGAATGCAACTCTAATGCAGTCGGGCATTAGTGGGCCTGGCAGCACTAACTTTCAAATCAATGGGAATAAAGGAGGAGGGGTGTGGGAAGCAGGGACAGTCACCTCCCAGAATATGCCATGGGGAAGTGGAAATGGTGCAAGTGCTGGCGGAAGTAGAAGAGGATGGGGCAACCCTGCACAAAACACTGGCACTAACATTTCAAATGGTGAATGGAGTAAACTGCCTAGTAATCAGCATTCCAATGAAAGTGTAAATGGAAATGCCAGGAAGTTTACAAACGGATGGAAATCTACTGAAGAGGATGACCTTAACAGCCAGAGTTCTGCTGTGTCTCAGATAACTGAGCAGAACAGCTCATGGGCCAAAACAGGTACGGGGGACAGTGAAGGTAGTACAGAGAGCACTGGATGCCATGAAGATAGAGTTACTACAGAAGGACAGAATCgagagagaagaaaagttgACCAGCATGCATTACTCCAAAGCATAGTGAACAGAACTGACTTAGATCCGCGTGTCCTTTCCAACTCTGGTTGGGGACAGACTCCAATCAAACAGAACACTGCCTGGGATACCGAAACATCACCAAgaggtgaaagaaaaactgacaaTGGGACAGAGGCCTGGGGAGGCTCTGTGACACAGACTTCCAGCTCAGGGGGGTGTGTGGATAGACCTAGCCCTAATAATAATGATACCTCATCTGTATCAGGGTGGGGAGATCCAAAGTCTGCTACAAGGTGGGGAGACTCCAAAGGGTCAAATAGCCAaggggggtgggaagaggaTTCTGCTGCTACAGTAATGGTCAAGAGCAATCAATCATGGGGAAgtggcaaagaagaaaagtcatCTTGGAATGACACACAGAAGATCAAACAGGGATGGGTCGATGGGCAAAAGGCCAGCCAGGGTTGGGCAGTTTCTGCCAGTGATGGCTGGGGTGAAAATTCAAGAGGTAACCATTGGGGTGAGGCTAAGAAATCTAGTTCAGGAGGTAGCGACAGTGACAGATCAGTATCTGGCTGGAATGAGCCAGGTAAATCAAATTCTGTTACTTGGGGAGGTAGTAATACAAACCCGAATAATTCTTCAGGATGGGATGAGCCTGCAAAGTCTAATCAGAACCAGGGCTGGGGAGACCCTCCTAAATCCAGTCAGCCTCAAGGTTGGGGGGATTCCTCAAAGCCAGTCAACTCTCCGGAATGGAACAAACAAGATGTTGGATCTTGGGGAGCACCATCTGCCACCAGTAAACCACCGGGGTCAGGCTGGCTGGGTGGACCGATGCCAGCCCCAGCAAAGGAGGAGGAACCCACTGGCTGGGAGGAGCCGTCCCCTGAATCAATACGCCGCAAAATGGAAATTGATGATGGAACTTCTGCTTGGGGTGATCCAAGCAAATACAACTACAAAAATGTGAATATGTGGAATAAAAATGTCCCAAACAGTAGCAGCAGTTCAGACCAGCAAGCACAGGTACATCAGCAGCTACTGTCTTCAAGTGCCATGTCTAGCAAGGAGAGCAGTTCGGGTTCTG GTTGGGGAGAGCCTTCTACTCCAGCCACTACTGTAGATAATGGAACTTCAGCGTGGGGTAAGCCCATGGATACTGGTACTAGCTGGGGAGAACCCATCAGCGATGCAGGAGGCACCTCTGGCTGGGGAAACGCTTCTCTTGGTCAACAGGCTTCAAATAAACCTG GGCCTAAATCTATGCAAGATAGTTGGTGTGGAGATGATATGCCATTGACTGGCAGTCGTCAGACCAgctgggaggaagaagaggatgtAGAGATTGGAATGTGGAACAGCAGTTCTTCACAAGAAGCTAACCCATCTTTAAATTGGCCAccatatatgaaaaaaatgcccACAAAG gGAATAATGAAAGGTGGAAATAAGCAAGATGAAACATGGATCAATCCATTCATTAAGCAATTCACAAATCTTAGCTTTTCA AGAGAATCACCAGAAGAAACCATACAGAGCAATAAGATGGACATGTCTGGAG GGATATTGCAAGATAAGAGAATGGAGATGGATAAGCATGGCCTCAATGTTGGAGATTACAATCGTGTGGTTGGAAAAGGCCCTGGTTCTCGTCCTCAGATTTCCAAAGAGTCTTCCATGGATCGCGGTCCTTACTTTGATAAG GATGGCATTGTAGCAGACGAGTCCCAAAACATGCAGTTTATGTCCAATCAAAACATGAAGCTTCCCCCTTCAAATAGTGCACTACCTAACCAAGCCCTTGGCTCCCTAGCAGGGCTGGGTATGCAAAACTTGAATTCTGTTAGACAG AATGGCAATCCCAGTATGTTTGGTGTTGGTAATAtagcagcacagcccaggagcatgcagcagcctccagcacaaCCTCTTAATTCATCTCAGCCTAATCCACGTGCTCAAGTGCCTCCTCCATTACTATCCCCTCAG GTTCCAGTATCATTACTGAAGTATGCACCAAACAACGGTGGCCTGAGCCCACTTTTTGGCCCACAACAGGTAGCCATGTTGAATCAACTGTCCCAGTTAAACCAGCTTTCTCAGATCTCCCAGTTACAG CGGTTGTTGGCTCAGCAGCAAAAAGCGCAGAATCAAAGAAGCATGCCTTCTGGTGGTCGTcaacagcaggagcagcag ggtCGATCTCTTAGTATGCAGCAACAGATGATGCAACAGTCCCGTCAGCTTGATCCAAACCTGTTAATGAAGCAGCAAACTCCGCCGTCTCAACAGCAGTCACTCCATCAACCCACCATGAAATCTTTCCTTGAGAATGTCATACCCCATACTACTCCTGAGCTACAGAAAGGGCCATCACCAATAAATTCATTCAGCAGCTTCCCTATAG GCTTCTGTCCAATTTCTACTTCAGAAATTCCAG GAATGAACTCAAACTTGAATGTAAACATGGATATGAGCAGTATTAAAGAGCCACAATCTCGCCTGAGGAAATGGACTACAGTagacagcatttctgtgaacACATCATTAGATCAAAACTCCAGCAAACATG gtGCTATTTCAAGTGGTTTTAGGCTGGAAGAGTCTCCATTTGTTCCATATGACTTTATGAACAGCAGTAATTCACCAGCCAGTCCTCCTGGATCTATTGGGGATGGCTGGCCCCGTGCCAAATCGCCTAATGGCTCTAGCAGTGTTAACTGGCCACCAG AATTTCGTCCTGGTGAGCCATGGAAAGGTTATCCAAACATCGACCCTGAAACTGACCCTTACGTCACTCCTGGCAGTGTCATAAACAATCTTTCAATTAATACTGTGCGGGAAGTTGACCACCTCAGGGACAGGAACAGTG GGTCATCCTCATCTTTGAACACCACGCTGCCTTCAACTAGTGCCTGGTCATCCATTCGTGCCTCCAACTACAATGTTTCCCTCAGCAGTACAGCACAAAGCACTTCAG TAGCCAGAAACAGTGATTCCAAATCAACATGGTCTCCTGGATCAGTCACTAACACCTCTCTGGCTCATGAGCTGTGGAAGGTCCCTTTGCCACCTAAAAGCATCACTGCTCCGTCCCGCCCACCTCCAGGGCTAACAGGCCAGAAACCACCTTTGTCCACTTGGGATAATTCCCTTCGTTTGGGTGGAGGATGGGGAAATTCTGATGCCAGATATACCCCTG gTTCAAGCTGGGGTGAGAGCAGCTCAGGGAGAATAACAAATTGGCTTGTTCTAAAAAACCTTACACCTCAG ATTGATGGCTCTACCCTGCGTACTCTGTGCATGCAGCACGGTCCACTAATAACATTCCACCTTAACCTCCCACATGGTAATGCTTTGGTCCGTTACAGTTCAAAAGAAGAGGTAGTGAAGGCACAAAAATCTCTGCACAT GTGTGTATTAGGGAACACTACTATTCTTGCTGAGTTTGCCAGTGAAGAGGAGATTAGTCGCTTCTTTGCACAAGGCCAGTCTCTGACTCCGTCTCCTGGCTGGCAGTCTCTTGGATCCAGCCAGAACCGACTTGGATCCATTGACGGTTCCCATTCGTTCTCAAACCGTAATGATCTAAATCACTGGAATGGTGCTGGGCTGTCGGGAACTAGCAGTGGAGACCTTCATGGCACTTCACTATGGGGGAGCCCCAACTATTCCACGAGCCTGTGGGGCACCCCAAGCAGCAATGACACCAGGGGAATTAGCAGCCCATCCCCCATCAACGCTTTCCTTTCTGTTGACCACCTAGGTGGAGGTGGAGAGTCCATGTaa